One window of Globicephala melas chromosome 2, mGloMel1.2, whole genome shotgun sequence genomic DNA carries:
- the COMMD3 gene encoding COMM domain-containing protein 3, whose product MELSEYVQKGFQMLADPGSFDSNAFTLLLRAAFQSLLDAQADEAVLDHPDLKHIDPVVLKHCHAAAATYILEAGKQRADKSTLSTYLEDCKFDSERIELFCTEYQNNRNSLEILLGSIGRSFPHITDVSWHLEYQIKTNQLDKMYRPAYLVTLNVENTDSRSHPEISFSCNMEQLQDLVGKLKDASKSLERATQL is encoded by the exons ATGGAGCTCTCGGAGTATGTGCAGAAAGGCTTCCAGATGCTGGCCGATCCCGGCTCCTTCGACTCCAACGCCTTCACGCTTCTCCTCCGGGCGGCTTTCCAGAGCCTACTGGACGCCCAGGCGGACGAGGCCGTGTTAG atcACCCAGACTTGAAACATATCGATCCAGTGGTTTTAAAACATTGTCATGCAGCAGCTGCAACTTACATACTGGAGGCTGGAAAGCAAAGAGCTGACAAATCAACTCTAAG cacttATCTAGAAGACTGTAAATTTGACAGCGAGAGAATAGAATTGTTTTGCACGGAATATCAG aatAATAGGAATTCCCTAGAAATCCTACTGGGAAG TATAGGCAGATCTTTCCCTCATATAACTGATGTTTCTTGGCATTTGGAATATCAGATAAAG ACCAATCAACTTGATAAGATGTACAGACCTGCATATTTGGTGACCTTAAATGTAGAG aaCACTGATTCCCGATCCCACCCAGAGATTAGTTTTAGTTGCAACATGGAACAATTACAG GACTTAGTAGGGAAACTTAAAGATGCTTCGAAAAGCCTGGAAAGAGCAACTCAGTTGTAA